The following are from one region of the Nicotiana tabacum cultivar K326 chromosome 3, ASM71507v2, whole genome shotgun sequence genome:
- the LOC142179618 gene encoding uncharacterized protein LOC142179618, with protein METIDVSGSFLCGLHLRGTKTISSIFLFFIFSTLYYSPLFYFFLCFNSTAITDLTESSSSSEPPYPYAYHYSDGLLSFIEFSDGSVQAPYAYHYDINTLGPYCVELKDGSILSATVWSPYILLNRSFESVEQIENAFNSNFNCFQFTSSSDVSFGCNNWEDDFHEDGVCFNWDEDFPELGGVSFSWDEDFPELKVGENAENNNVVQVFDESPERASDTSQETKPKSTGKGDKEGVEVSEEQGSFVSSSSSASLCMDRFREELSCAIRVFVWRFVMNPVPLLVDTVSVRSV; from the exons ATGGAAACGATAGATGTCTCCGGTTCTTTCCTCT GCGGACTCCATCTCCGTGGTACcaagaccatttcttctattttcctcttctttattTTCTCTACTCTCTACTATTCCCCCcttttctatttctttctctGTTTCAATTCCACTGCAATCACCGACTTGACCGAGTCTAGCAGCAGTAGTGAGCCGCCGTATCCATACGCTTATCACTATTCCGATGGCCTTCTCAGCTTCATCGAGTTCAGTGATGGTTCTGTTCAAGCACCATATGCTTATCATTATGATATTAACACTCTAGGCCCCTATTGTGTCGAGTTGAAAGATGGGTCTATTTTGTCAGCAACTGTGTGGTCACCATACATCCTGCTAAACCGTAGCTTTGAATCCGTTGAACAGATAGAAAATGCCTTTAATAGTAATTTCAACTGTTTTCAGTTCACTTCCTCATCAGACGTGTCATTTGGTTGTAACAATTGGGAGGATGATTTTCATGAAGATGGAGTTTGTTTCAACTGGGACGAGGATTTTCCCGAACTTGGAGGAGTTTCTTTCAGTTGGGACGAGGATTTTCCGGAACTCAAAGTTGGTGAAAACGCAGAGAACAATAATGTGGTTCAAGTGTTTGATGAAAGTCCTGAAAGAGCTTCTGATACTTCTCAAG AAACAAAGCCAAAATCCACTGGAAAAGGAGATAAGGAAGGAGTTGAAGTGTCAGAAGAACAGGGCTCTTTTGTTTCGTCTTCTAGTTCAGCCAGTCTGTGCATGGATCGATTTCGTGAAGAGCTTTCTTGTGCTATAAGAGT ATTTGTTTGGAGATTTGTTATGAACCCAGTACCACTTCTTGTGGACACAG TTTCTGTGAGAAGTGTCTGA
- the LOC142179619 gene encoding uncharacterized protein LOC142179619 produces the protein MRQFSSGWFKCSYSRWLEYSVKKDAAFCLCCYLFKNDYVHGSTGDSFTKTGFKAWNKASERLDLHVGKVNSLHHKCFNKMLDLSNQSQSIQVAFDKQSEKQRNEHRIRLNVSINVVRFLLYFGLSFRGHDENDSSKNKGLFLGLLVWLAKRLPEVDRVILKHAPKNDMMTSPKIQKDVVSACAQETVKAIINDLDGDYFGILVDESKDITNGPFFAGYDGASNMQGKMNGLKALILQETPSAHCIHCFAHQLQLTLVAVVKKYKEVETFFAIVANVLNVIGASFKRIDQLRDHHAKLLEQLLESGEVQSGKGLNQERELQRPSDTCWGSHCKILDNFVVLFASIVHVLGVIEYEDQEANDRLQAEAFLSKINSFEFVFLLHLMLKVLLMSNELSKALYKKEQDIFNAMLFLDLTKERLQQMRDEG, from the exons ATGCGTCAATTTAGTTCGGGTTGGTTTAAATGTTCCTATTCTAGATGGTTGGAGTATAGtgtgaagaaagatgctgcattTTGTTTATGTTGTTATTTATTCAAAAATGATTATGTTCATGGAAGCACGGGTGACTCTTTCACAAAAACGGGCTTTAAGGCTTGGAATAAAGCTTCGGAAAGACTTGATTTACATGTTGGTAAAGTAAATAGCCTCCACCACAAGTGTTTCAACAAGATGCTAGACTTATCAAATCAATCCCAATCAATTCAAGTTGCTTTTGATAAGCAATCTGAGAAACAAAGAAATGAGCACCGAATTCGTTTAAATGTATCAATCAATGTTGTAAGGTTTCTCTTGTATTTTGGATTGTCTTTTCGAGGTCATGATGAAAATGATTCTTCAAAAAACAAAGGCCTTTTTCTAGGGCTTTTAGTATGGCTTGCAAAGAGGCTCCCTGAAGTAGATAGAGTCATATTGAAACATGCTCCAAAAAATGATATGATGACTTCGCCAAAAATTCAAAAGGACGTTGTGAGTGCTTGTGCACAAGAAACCGTGAAAGCTATAATCAATGATTTGGATGGGGATTATTTCGGGATATTAGTTGATGAGTCCAAGGATATTACAAATGGCCCTTTCTTTGCG GGCTATGATGGAGCTAGTAATATGCAAGGAAAAATGAATGGTCTTAAAGCTTTAATTTTGCAAGAAACTCCTTCGGCACATTGCATTCATTGTTTCGCTCATCAATTACAGTTGACGCTTGTAGCGGTTGTTAAAAAATATAAGGAGGTGGAGACTTTCTTTGCTATAGTTGCTAATGTGTTGAATGTGATTGGAGCATCCTTTAAACGTATAGATCAACTTCGGGATCATCATGCCAAATTATTGGAGCAATTGCTAGAGAGTGGTGAAGTTCAAAGTGGGAAAGGATTAAATCAAGAGCGAGAGCTTCAAAGGCCAAGTGACACTTGTTGGGGATCACATTGTAAAATATTAGATAACTTTGTTGTTTTATTTGCATCTATTGTTCATGTGCTTGGGGTGATTGAATATGAAGATCAAGAGGCTAATGATAGATTGCAAGCAGAAGCTTTTTTGAGTAAAATCAATTCATTTGAATTTGTGTTCTTGCTTCACTTGATGTTGAAGGTATTGTTGATGTCTAACGAGCTGAGTAAAGCTTTATACAAGAAAGAGCAAGATATTTTCAATGCCATGTTATTTCTTGACCTTACAAAGGAAAGGTTGCAACAAATGAGAGATGAAGGATGA